Proteins found in one Candidatus Zixiibacteriota bacterium genomic segment:
- a CDS encoding DUF3473 domain-containing protein, with protein sequence MPEQLNILTVDLEEWFVVEILREKYPFEQWPALPSRVQENSYRLLDLFNRKHVRATWFVLGWCAERYPRLISDIAAEGHEIACHSYQHRRVDQLTPETFREDTQRALEAIQQASGVRPFGYRAPSWSINASIPWAFEILGELGFDYDSSIFPIKHDLYGIPDGPRQLFKMSLSEGRYLFELPASTVRLFGRNLPVTGGGYLRHSPFWFSRQMVKRLNNKGIPAVIYIHPWEFDPNPPKANGLSLSQSFRTYGSTDIFGLKLEQLLSEFNFTTVIDYLGSFTRQKIGFER encoded by the coding sequence ATGCCCGAACAACTTAATATCCTGACTGTCGACCTCGAAGAATGGTTTGTGGTTGAGATTCTCCGCGAAAAATATCCCTTTGAACAATGGCCCGCCCTCCCTTCGCGGGTGCAGGAAAACAGCTACCGCCTGCTTGATCTTTTCAACCGCAAGCATGTGCGAGCGACATGGTTTGTCCTCGGTTGGTGTGCTGAACGCTATCCGAGGCTTATTAGCGATATAGCCGCCGAAGGACATGAAATAGCCTGCCACAGCTATCAGCACCGCCGCGTTGACCAGCTCACACCGGAAACATTCAGAGAAGACACGCAGAGAGCGCTTGAAGCCATCCAGCAAGCCTCCGGTGTTCGCCCCTTTGGTTATCGCGCCCCAAGCTGGTCGATTAACGCCAGCATACCATGGGCGTTCGAAATTCTTGGCGAACTCGGCTTCGATTACGACAGTTCAATTTTCCCCATCAAACATGATCTCTATGGCATCCCCGACGGACCCAGACAACTCTTCAAAATGTCCCTCAGCGAGGGACGGTACCTTTTCGAATTGCCGGCCTCGACTGTTCGCCTCTTTGGCCGAAACCTTCCCGTAACCGGAGGCGGATACCTCCGTCACTCCCCCTTTTGGTTTTCGCGGCAAATGGTAAAGAGACTGAATAATAAGGGCATTCCCGCCGTCATCTATATCCACCCCTGGGAGTTCGACCCTAATCCGCCCAAAGCAAACGGATTGTCTCTCTCGCAGAGTTTCCGCACCTACGGCTCAACGGACATCTTCGGCCTAAAACTGGAACAATTGCTCTCGGAGTTCAACTTTACTACCGTGATTGATTACCTTGGTTCGTTTACACGACAGAAAATCGGATTTGAACGATAA
- a CDS encoding CpsD/CapB family tyrosine-protein kinase → MSGVQLSLVDFFAFESPFATEFRRLLVNLKQHSKKGELKSILITSSTLSEGKSTICSFLGMTAAKKGLKTLLIDCDLRRPTLHKNFVLARDLGLVEILSEGAAVKSTIKKTGLDKLDIITAGKATAHPADIFDAKALSSLIAEMKFYYDLILVDCAPVLPVSDPMLLAQEVDGVLMVVKAGETQRDLTKRATEILNSSGGAIVGVVMNNMNDSLPAYYSYSHYDYYSSAEEEKPRRNKGNAPPQRKLPVSIEEMPKRNTIPR, encoded by the coding sequence ATGTCAGGTGTACAGCTTTCACTCGTCGACTTTTTTGCCTTTGAATCTCCATTTGCCACAGAATTCAGACGGCTCCTGGTTAACCTCAAACAGCACAGCAAAAAAGGTGAACTCAAATCAATCCTCATCACCTCCTCCACGTTGTCCGAGGGGAAATCAACAATTTGCAGCTTTCTCGGAATGACCGCCGCAAAAAAAGGACTTAAAACGCTCCTTATCGACTGCGATCTGAGGCGTCCCACGCTGCACAAAAATTTTGTTCTGGCTCGCGATTTGGGATTGGTTGAAATACTATCCGAAGGGGCTGCGGTCAAAAGCACTATTAAGAAGACCGGACTGGATAAACTTGATATTATCACCGCGGGAAAAGCTACTGCCCATCCGGCCGATATTTTCGATGCTAAAGCGCTTTCATCCCTGATTGCCGAGATGAAATTCTATTATGATCTGATCCTTGTCGATTGCGCTCCTGTGTTGCCTGTCTCCGACCCGATGCTTCTGGCGCAGGAAGTTGATGGAGTACTCATGGTTGTTAAAGCCGGGGAAACCCAGCGCGATCTCACCAAACGTGCGACGGAAATTTTGAACTCAAGCGGCGGCGCTATTGTTGGAGTTGTCATGAATAATATGAACGACTCGCTGCCGGCCTATTATTCATACAGCCACTATGATTATTATTCATCAGCCGAGGAAGAAAAGCCCCGCCGAAATAAAGGCAATGCCCCTCCTCAGCGCAAGCTGCCTGTTTCCATCGAAGAGATGCCAAAGCGAAATACCATTCCGCGCTAA
- a CDS encoding tetratricopeptide repeat protein produces the protein MSSKLHDQEREYLIQTTNDGQLGSVLTTIYVNGRQTEVMVNPHPVEVNAEEVLSLVRVTHGEKKKEIELLLQGYHKAKNTGDSGMMYHLGTAFFYKGLYAEAVEMLSSVVILQPSHHQALNYLGIALRLSGRTEESVQAASAAVQQCPAFADYRNNLGESFLLAGSIQAALREFKEATQINLYYSDAYFNLGITYLTLLISGTNPEAELSQGSMRTKVTDAIYKASLIYPQFKSSAFDDGMRLLEHEDWKLALNQFKRVREAKKEAHRQEFSTFHMRFILHPDFVSEKAISDRIDFLQAEISKNPNYVDLMAELAQCYEEQAKLIWQKAIVHYTKCLQISPTMTGIVSSLRDAESVLNAMNKPSTAPAERRS, from the coding sequence ATGAGCAGCAAACTCCACGATCAGGAGCGCGAATACCTTATTCAGACGACCAACGATGGCCAGCTTGGATCTGTCCTTACCACAATTTATGTCAACGGCAGGCAAACCGAAGTCATGGTCAATCCCCACCCGGTCGAGGTCAATGCCGAAGAGGTCTTGTCTCTCGTGCGGGTGACTCATGGCGAAAAGAAAAAAGAAATCGAACTCTTGCTTCAGGGATACCATAAAGCCAAAAATACCGGCGACAGCGGCATGATGTATCATCTCGGCACAGCCTTCTTTTATAAAGGTCTATACGCCGAAGCGGTGGAAATGCTTTCCTCAGTTGTGATACTCCAACCCTCCCATCATCAGGCTCTTAATTACCTTGGCATCGCCCTGCGCCTGTCAGGCCGGACCGAGGAGTCCGTTCAGGCGGCCTCGGCCGCAGTACAACAGTGTCCGGCATTTGCTGATTATCGCAATAACCTCGGGGAATCCTTTCTTTTAGCCGGATCTATACAGGCGGCCCTTCGAGAATTTAAAGAGGCCACTCAGATAAATCTGTATTATAGCGATGCCTATTTCAATCTGGGAATAACTTATCTCACCCTTTTGATTAGCGGAACAAATCCCGAAGCAGAGTTGTCTCAAGGCAGCATGAGAACGAAAGTAACTGATGCGATTTACAAAGCTTCGCTTATCTATCCCCAGTTTAAGAGTTCTGCCTTCGACGACGGCATGAGATTGCTTGAACACGAAGACTGGAAATTGGCGCTTAATCAGTTCAAAAGAGTCCGCGAGGCTAAAAAGGAAGCGCATCGTCAGGAATTTTCCACTTTTCACATGAGATTCATTTTGCATCCCGATTTCGTCTCCGAGAAAGCTATCTCGGACAGAATAGATTTCCTCCAGGCTGAAATTTCAAAAAATCCAAACTATGTGGATTTAATGGCGGAATTGGCGCAGTGTTACGAAGAACAAGCAAAACTGATCTGGCAAAAGGCAATCGTGCACTATACAAAATGCCTGCAAATAAGCCCGACAATGACAGGAATTGTCTCCTCACTCCGTGATGCCGAAAGTGTGCTTAATGCCATGAACAAGCCTTCCACCGCCCCAGCCGAGAGACGGTCATAA
- a CDS encoding SLBB domain-containing protein — MCQLILLAGALLCTDTVSIEAQTREYRIGAEDVLEISFFQDPSLDASVRVGLDGKITLDIVGQIQASGKTTEELQSDIIRQMSRLNKDISQTVVRVVAFNYNHVFVIGQVNQPGKRTFEEIPDLWAIINEAGGVGEFGDLSRVTIIRGGADAGKVEVVNVAQAIAKNEVDKLPKIRRGDTIEVPRTAGQMPSANLGQTTQAKNLVYVIGAVTRPGQIGFEDNMDILELLSLAGGPTENADLKKAKIITKDGFYSQTLRFDLEKQFNQNLPARYTVRREDTFVIPPKGTGFLGLTLTNASIVLGTITSIVILLDRLSGNGNTVTR, encoded by the coding sequence ATGTGTCAATTAATCCTTTTGGCTGGCGCGCTGCTATGTACAGACACTGTCTCAATCGAGGCTCAAACCCGCGAATATCGGATCGGAGCCGAGGACGTCCTTGAAATTAGCTTTTTCCAGGATCCTTCCTTGGATGCCAGTGTGCGAGTCGGACTTGACGGAAAAATAACCCTCGATATTGTAGGACAAATTCAGGCCTCGGGGAAGACGACTGAAGAACTCCAGAGCGATATCATACGGCAAATGTCGCGTCTCAACAAAGATATTTCCCAGACTGTAGTTCGTGTGGTTGCATTCAATTACAACCATGTTTTTGTTATAGGCCAAGTCAACCAGCCAGGAAAACGAACCTTCGAGGAGATTCCTGACCTCTGGGCAATCATTAACGAGGCTGGCGGAGTGGGCGAATTTGGCGATTTAAGCCGCGTTACCATTATTCGTGGAGGCGCGGATGCTGGCAAAGTCGAAGTTGTCAATGTCGCACAGGCCATTGCCAAAAACGAGGTAGACAAACTGCCTAAAATCCGCCGCGGGGACACAATCGAAGTACCTCGCACCGCAGGACAAATGCCATCGGCAAATCTTGGACAGACAACTCAGGCCAAAAACCTGGTCTATGTCATCGGCGCGGTCACCCGCCCTGGCCAGATTGGCTTTGAAGATAATATGGATATCCTTGAACTGCTTTCGCTTGCCGGTGGTCCGACCGAAAATGCCGACCTGAAGAAGGCTAAAATTATCACCAAAGACGGGTTTTATTCTCAAACCCTTCGTTTTGACCTCGAAAAACAGTTCAACCAAAATCTTCCTGCACGTTACACCGTCCGGAGAGAAGATACTTTTGTTATCCCGCCTAAAGGAACTGGCTTTTTGGGCCTCACCCTGACCAATGCATCCATCGTTCTGGGTACAATCACCTCAATTGTCATTCTTCTCGACCGGCTCAGTGGTAATGGCAACACCGTCACAAGATAA